One window of the Diospyros lotus cultivar Yz01 chromosome 12, ASM1463336v1, whole genome shotgun sequence genome contains the following:
- the LOC127787514 gene encoding LOW QUALITY PROTEIN: cucumisin-like (The sequence of the model RefSeq protein was modified relative to this genomic sequence to represent the inferred CDS: substituted 1 base at 1 genomic stop codon) translates to MAKARLLYFLYAFLFAALVLNCHSYSHERKVHVVYMGERPKGDAPLASTHHSMLKNVLGSGSSTKDSLVYSYGRSFNGFAAKLTDEEVAKLSKMDGVVSVMPNHILKLHTTRSWDFMGFNGKLGSSKEGDVIVALLDTGVWPESDSFSDEGLSPPPVKWKGTCKATNFTCNNKIIGARYYNSDNFYDITDFRSPRDSIGHGTHTASTAAGREVADASYLGLAKGVAKGGVPGARIAVYKVCWSFGCGLADILAAFDDAIADGVDIISVSLGSDWPVDYLEDPIAIGAFHAMKNGILTSNSAGNSGPFPVSVSNFAPWTLTVAASTIDRKFIAQVVLGNGQTFTGLSINSFDLNGTTYPLIWGGDAANYTIGADSTASGPCFPEAMNSYQVKGKIVLCDAYPQGFFSDGAAILLANGVGTIMTVSDPIYTDFAFSYPLPATLISVDDWAKILEYIRATDNPFATILLGETPKDVVAPVVVSFSSRGPSPITPDILKPDITAPGVDILAAWSPVAPPSIYYDDKRSVNFNIISGTSMSCPHASGAAAYVKAVHPNWSPAAIKSALMTTAYVMDPRKHKDLEFSYGSGHINPEAAVNPGLVFDASVEDYINFLCKQGYNTTTLRQITGDNSTCSSTIIGRAWDLNYPSFSLYVLDGQKINGVFPRTVTNVGSANSTYTATMYMPEDITVTIEPSVLSFSAVGEQKKFTVTVNGPEIAQQPIVSGAIVXSDGVRAVRTPLVVYNYLPGAPYNLDSDSTTNKKATFRGSSIFHKKMITGDN, encoded by the exons ATGGCGAAAGCTAGGTTGCTCTATTTTCTGTACGCATTTCTATTTGCAGCATTGGTGCTAAATTGCCATTCCTATTCACATGAAAGAAAG GTTCATGTGGTGTACATGGGAGAGCGGCCTAAAGGAGATGCGCCCCTTGCATCTACGCACCATTCCATGCTGAAAAACGTACTTGGAAG TGGTTCATCCACCAAAGACTCGCTAGTTTACAGCTACGGAAGGAGTTTCAATGGATTCGCAGCCAAACTAACCGATGAAGAAGTTGCCAAGCTTTcaa AAATGGACGGGGTGGTATCAGTGATGCCGAATCATATACTGAAGTTGCACACAACAAGATCTTGGGACTTTATGGGTTTTAATGGCAAGCTTGGAAGTTCCAAAGAAGGAGATGTCATCGTTGCACTTTTGGACACTg GAGTCTGGCCCGAATCAGATAGCTTCAGTGACGAAGGCCTGAGCCCGCCACCAGTTAAATGGAAGGggacttgcaaagccaccaatTTCACCTGCAACAA CAAGATCATTGGAGCCCGGTACTACAACAGCGACAACTTCTACGACATCACTGACTTCAGATCGCCAAGAGACTCCATCGGGCATGGAACTCACACTGCATCCACCGCAGCTGGCAGGGAGGTGGCTGATGCCAGCTACCTCGGCCTAGCCAAAGGAGTTGCGAAAGGCGGTGTCCCCGGCGCCAGGATCGCAGTGTACAAAGTTTGTTGGTCTTTCGGGTGTGGCCTTGCAGATATACTTGCAGCATTTGATGATGCAATCGCGGATGGAGTCGACATTATCTCTGTTTCCCTCGGATCAGACTGGCCAGTCGACTACCTAGAAGACCCTATTGCCATTGGAGCTTTCCATGCCATGAAGAACGGAATTCTGACCTCCAATTCTGCAGGAAATTCAGGACCCTTTCCGGTATCAGTATCCAACTTCGCGCCATGGACGTTAACAGTTGCCGCCAGCACCATCGACAGGAAGTTTATTGCCCAAGTTGTTCTAGGCAATGGACAAACTTTCACT GGGCTCTCCATTAACAGCTTTGACCTCAATGGAACCACATATCCTTTGATTTGGGGAGGAGATGCTGCAAACTATACCATTGGAGCTGATTCCACAGCTTCAGGACCATGTTTTCCCGAGGCCATGAATTCGTACCAAGTGAAAGGGAAGATCGTTCTTTGTGACGCGTACCCTCAAGGTTTTTTCTCTGATGGAGCCGCCATCCTGCTAGCTAATGGTGTCGGTACCATAATGACAGTGTCCGATCCCATTTACACTGATTTTGCCTTCAGTTACCCGCTGCCCGCAACACTAATCAGCGTGGACGACTGGGCGAAAATTTTGGAATACATTAGAGCAACAGA CAACCCCTTCGCAACCATTCTACTGGGTGAGACTCCTAAGGATGTTGTAGCACCTGTTGTCGTCTCATTTTCTTCAAGAGGACCTAGTCCTATCACTCCAGACATTCTCAAG CCTGATATCACTGCCCCTGGAGTCGACATCCTTGCAGCTTGGTCTCCAGTGGCTCCACCTTCCATCTACTATGATGACAAAAGGAGCGTAAACTTCAATATAATCTCTGGCACTTCGATGTCTTGCCCCCATGCCAGTGGCGCTGCTGCCTATGTTAAAGCTGTCCACCCGAACTGGTCTCCAGCCGCCATTAAATCTGCGCTCATGACCACAG CTTATGTCATGGATCCAAGGAAGCACAAAGACCTTGAATTCTCATATGGGTCCGGTCACATTAACCCGGAGGCTGCAGTGAATCCCGGACTAGTCTTTGACGCATCAGTGGAAGATTACATTAACTTCCTCTGCAAACAGGGCTACAACACAACAACTCTAAGACAAATCACCGGGGACAATAGCACTTGCAGCAGCACAATTATTGGCAGAGCTTGGGACCTCAACTATCCTTCGTTCTCTTTATATGTGTTGGATGGCCAGAAGATCAATGGCGTTTTCCCCAGGACGGTAACCAATGTGGGCTCGGCAAACTCGACTTACACAGCTACAATGTACATGCCGGAAGACATCACTGTCACGATTGAACCTTcggttctctctttctctgctgTCGGAGAGCAAAAGAAATTCACAGTGACAGTAAATGGACCAGAAATTGCCCAACAGCCTATCGTGTCAGGCGCGATCGTCTAGAGCGATGGAGTCCGTGCTGTGAGAACCCCACTAGTGGTTTATAACTATCTCCCGGGTGCTCCTTATAACCTTGACAGCGACTCCACAACTAATAAGAAGGCAACCTTTAGAGGTTCTTCTATATTTCACAAGAAGATGATTACTGGAGACAACTAA